A segment of the Yersinia rochesterensis genome:
TATTTGCTAATTTAATAGGTAAGCCAACAGCGAATAACAATCCCATATTGTTAAATACAGTCCAGCCACCGGATTCAATGATTTTTAATAATTGGAAAAATAAACCATCTGGACTGGCAAAGGTTGGATTTTGCAGCACCAAAGATAGCCCGACTATCATCCCAGCAAAAGGAAAGAGTAGCACCGCACCGAGCATTGCCCCGCCAAACCGATTAAACGAACTTAACATGACAGCGTCCCTCTTGAGTGTGAACAGTCATCACTCTATGGAATAGGAAGGTTATGATTTGGCGATTGATAAAAATATGTGACCAATATTGCATTAAATCGTTAGTCGCACTTGTATATTATTTTCTTAAAAGTTAGACGTTTTAACTTTTTTTCATACCGATTGAGTTTTACTGATTAATTATTAGTATGTTATGAAAATACTTGTGATGAACATCTCCATCCAAATAGGTATAAAAATGGTATATAAAAATCTAGTTACCAATATTCGAAAGTTAATAAATCATCAAGATGTTTCTGTGGGTGATTGCTTACCCTCTGAAATTAAGTTAGCTGAACGTTTTTCTGTATCACGAATGACTGTCAGAAAAGCATTGGATGTTTTAATTCAGGATGGTTTATTAGAGCGCCAGCAGGGTCGAGGCACTTTTATTATCGGGAAAGATCTTAAACACGACAATAATCATCTGAACAGTTTTACTGAACATATGAAAATGCTTGGCAAGACACCTCACACAGAAGTGTCTGAATTCAAAATCATTAGGGCTCCACAGGCTATAGCCAGTCAGTTAAATATCCAACAAGATGACAAAACCTATTATATCAAGAGATTACGCTATGCGGATAAACAGATTATTCAAATAGAAGAAAGTTATCTACCTGTCATTCTGATGCCGGATTTAACCTACCATCATCTTGAATCGTCAAAATATGACTTTATTGAAAAACAGGCTAATTATCAGATTGAGGGTTGCCGACAAACATTCTTACCCATTGTTGCCAACCAGGAGTTCGCTCTACAACTCCATTGCGACCCACGAACCCTATTAATGCAATTATTGGCCGTGTCTAATACTACTGATGGGGTGATTGTGGATTTTTCGGTGATTACCTTTAATCCGGCTGATTATAAAATCAGTTATTACCTCAAGCGCCATACGTTAGATTAAATATAAAGTAAGTGCACTAACCCATAGATTGGTAGATTAATGCACTCAGTGTTATATTGACCTAATGATATTGCTTATCATCCTACCCCGGCAATAAGCTCCCCAGACCAATAAACAAACCGGCAATAGTGGCACTCATCAAGTTAGATAATGTAGCCGCTAATAATGCACGGAATCCTAAGCGGGCAATTTCAGAGGCTCTTTCAGGAGCAACGGCGCTAAATGCCCCCACGACCACAGCAATCGAGCCAAAGTTGGCAAAACCACACAGAGCAAAAGAAATAACAGCAATAGTTTTTACATCTAACGTCCCGATAGTTTCTTTCAGATAAGGAGAGAAACTCAGATAGGCGACAAACTCATTAATTGCTAATTTTTGGCCAATAAAACCGCCAGCCAAAGAAGCATGTTCCCACGACACCCCCATAATATAAGCCAGAGGCGAGAACACATAACCAAGCATACTTTCAAGACTAAGGTGCTCAAAACCAAATAAGCCACCGATACCGCCAATAATACCATTAATTAATGCTATCAACGCGACAAAGGCCATCACCACAGTAGCCACCCCAACTGCAATTTTCAGCCCCAGCATCGCACCATTAGCGGCGGCCTCTATAATACTGGCTGGGCGTTTATCACTGAAAGTCATTTCATTAAATTCTACTTTTGACTCCTCAGTCGCAGGGCTGATAATCCGAGCAAACAGTATCCCACCAGGGATAGCCATCAATGATGCCGCCAATAAATATTCAATTGGAACACCGAGGCCAGCATATCCAACCAACATAGAACCCGCGATGGATGCCATGCCGCTACAAATCACGGTAAACAACTCATTGCTGTTCATCTTATTAATAAAGGGTTTTACTACGGCAGGAATTTCATTCTGCCCCAGGAAAATAGTCGTTACCGCGGCAAATGATTCAACTTTGCTGATACCCAGTAATTTTTGAAAAATAGAGCCGAGAATGTTGATCAACCAGCCCATAATCCCCAAGTAATAAAGGATGGAAATTAATGATGTTATAAAAATAATGGCGGGTAATACATGGAAAGCGAAAACAAAACCTGCGCCATCAAATAACTCATTCATTTTTGGGCTAACCAAACCACCAAAAATAAATGCGCTACCGGCGTCACTATAAGAAATAACTCTATTAACTGTATTAGCGATAGAGGAAATAAACCACTTCCCGGCAGGGACATAGAGCATCACTGCACCTAACGTTATTTGTAGTAATAATGCCGCTCCCACCGTCCTTAATCTTATTTTTCTTTTATTTACCGAGAAAATATAGGCGATAAGTAATAATATGCACATCCCTGCCAAACTACGCAATAAATCCATAAATCCCCCGAAGTATCTATATAGATAGG
Coding sequences within it:
- a CDS encoding GntR family transcriptional regulator, with the translated sequence MVYKNLVTNIRKLINHQDVSVGDCLPSEIKLAERFSVSRMTVRKALDVLIQDGLLERQQGRGTFIIGKDLKHDNNHLNSFTEHMKMLGKTPHTEVSEFKIIRAPQAIASQLNIQQDDKTYYIKRLRYADKQIIQIEESYLPVILMPDLTYHHLESSKYDFIEKQANYQIEGCRQTFLPIVANQEFALQLHCDPRTLLMQLLAVSNTTDGVIVDFSVITFNPADYKISYYLKRHTLD
- a CDS encoding NupC/NupG family nucleoside CNT transporter produces the protein MDLLRSLAGMCILLLIAYIFSVNKRKIRLRTVGAALLLQITLGAVMLYVPAGKWFISSIANTVNRVISYSDAGSAFIFGGLVSPKMNELFDGAGFVFAFHVLPAIIFITSLISILYYLGIMGWLINILGSIFQKLLGISKVESFAAVTTIFLGQNEIPAVVKPFINKMNSNELFTVICSGMASIAGSMLVGYAGLGVPIEYLLAASLMAIPGGILFARIISPATEESKVEFNEMTFSDKRPASIIEAAANGAMLGLKIAVGVATVVMAFVALIALINGIIGGIGGLFGFEHLSLESMLGYVFSPLAYIMGVSWEHASLAGGFIGQKLAINEFVAYLSFSPYLKETIGTLDVKTIAVISFALCGFANFGSIAVVVGAFSAVAPERASEIARLGFRALLAATLSNLMSATIAGLFIGLGSLLPG